A part of Lacibacter sp. H407 genomic DNA contains:
- a CDS encoding PIG-L family deacetylase — protein MRKYIYIVFAIFISFISIAQTPQTLNSAEILLGLKKLKVIGSVLYIAAHPDDENTRLLAYFSKERMYRTGYLSMTRGDGGQNLIGDEQGIELGLIRTQELLAARRVDGAEQFFTRAYDFGFSKSTDEALKTWDKEKILSDVVWVIRKFQPDVIITRFPPDNRAGHGHHSASAVLAREAFDAAADPNRFPEHFFYAVKPWQVKRIFWNTFNFGGNNTTSDDQLKLDAGAFNPLLGKSYGEIASESRSMHKSQGFGVPSQRGPATEFFTLTAGDPVQRDVAEGIVNDWSRFEGGAVINKMIDEIIATYSFQQPSASVKALVELYNAIEKVNDGDWKIKKLNEVQSLIEACAGLWLEASTNQEFIVTGDTLRVNFNIINRTSIPVRLNRVQLDSSHYLTVPDSAKSKWYDGYLEREMREQAYFVDSIFNKELAPNQNLNFNRRINVRKAATEPYWIVKPMSTGSFTVEDQRKIGLAENAASYTALFNVTIYGTTFKIQKPVVYKHTDPVKGELFEKLVVYPPALIKASNSLLLFKDTSSKQISFSFIPQASIKTKGAVSINSGNGWKVHPDNGKFDFVQGNDYQMNVKVKPEKFTNGLTGFIQPNYTSGVSSINKQRVRTIRYDHIPVITYFPDAVTKVVTADVKIVGKKIGYINGAGDFLPYSLQQLGYTVEMLTEDKLTYANLKQYDAVVTGIRAYNVHSWLSAAYDDLMRYVKEGGVLLVQYNTSNQLGQLRAQIAPYPLTISRNRVSEEDATVKFLVPNHVVMNYPNKINEADFNGWVQERSVYEADNIDKAFTALFEMSDEGEPKHNGSLLVADYGKGRFVYSALAFFRQLPAGVPGAYRLIANLLAKPVVQK, from the coding sequence ATGAGGAAATATATTTACATCGTTTTTGCCATATTCATCAGCTTCATTTCCATTGCACAAACGCCCCAAACACTCAACAGTGCCGAAATTCTCCTCGGGTTAAAAAAGCTGAAAGTTATTGGTAGTGTTTTATACATTGCAGCGCATCCTGATGATGAGAATACGAGATTGCTTGCGTACTTCAGCAAAGAGCGGATGTACCGTACCGGCTATTTAAGTATGACCCGTGGCGATGGCGGTCAGAATTTGATTGGCGATGAACAGGGAATTGAATTAGGGTTGATCCGAACACAGGAATTATTAGCTGCACGCAGAGTTGATGGTGCCGAGCAATTTTTTACCCGTGCCTATGATTTCGGATTTTCAAAATCAACGGATGAAGCATTAAAGACCTGGGATAAAGAAAAAATATTAAGTGATGTGGTATGGGTGATACGGAAATTTCAACCCGATGTGATCATTACCCGTTTTCCACCCGATAACAGAGCAGGCCATGGACATCATTCGGCTTCGGCTGTGCTTGCCCGTGAGGCGTTTGATGCGGCTGCTGATCCCAATCGCTTTCCTGAACATTTTTTCTATGCTGTGAAACCATGGCAAGTAAAACGTATTTTCTGGAACACCTTCAATTTTGGTGGAAATAACACTACATCCGACGATCAGTTAAAATTAGATGCCGGAGCATTCAATCCGTTGCTGGGAAAAAGCTATGGCGAAATTGCAAGTGAAAGTAGAAGTATGCACAAAAGCCAGGGCTTTGGTGTGCCAAGTCAGCGTGGACCTGCCACTGAATTTTTTACACTCACCGCGGGGGACCCTGTGCAGCGTGATGTAGCTGAAGGAATTGTAAACGACTGGAGCAGATTTGAGGGTGGTGCCGTGATCAATAAAATGATCGATGAAATAATTGCAACTTATTCATTTCAACAGCCCTCGGCTTCTGTAAAAGCATTGGTTGAATTATACAATGCCATTGAAAAAGTAAACGATGGCGATTGGAAAATAAAAAAGTTGAATGAAGTACAATCATTGATTGAAGCCTGCGCAGGTTTGTGGTTGGAAGCAAGTACCAACCAGGAGTTTATTGTTACAGGCGATACTCTGCGGGTGAACTTCAATATCATCAATCGTACGTCGATTCCTGTACGTTTGAATCGTGTGCAGCTCGATAGCAGTCATTACTTAACAGTGCCGGATAGTGCAAAATCAAAATGGTATGATGGTTATCTGGAAAGGGAGATGCGTGAACAAGCTTATTTTGTTGATTCAATATTCAACAAAGAGCTTGCGCCGAATCAAAACCTGAATTTCAACCGGCGTATTAATGTTCGTAAAGCAGCAACTGAGCCCTATTGGATCGTAAAGCCAATGAGTACTGGAAGCTTTACAGTTGAAGATCAACGCAAGATCGGCTTGGCCGAAAATGCAGCATCCTATACAGCCTTATTCAACGTAACAATCTACGGTACAACATTTAAAATTCAGAAGCCGGTTGTATATAAACACACCGACCCTGTGAAAGGCGAATTGTTTGAAAAGCTGGTTGTTTATCCACCCGCATTAATTAAAGCAAGTAACTCGTTGTTATTGTTTAAGGATACATCATCTAAACAAATCAGTTTTTCATTTATTCCACAGGCTAGTATTAAAACAAAAGGAGCTGTTTCCATTAACAGTGGCAATGGTTGGAAAGTACATCCTGATAACGGAAAATTTGATTTTGTTCAGGGGAATGATTACCAGATGAACGTCAAGGTCAAGCCTGAAAAATTTACAAATGGTTTAACCGGATTTATCCAGCCGAATTATACATCAGGTGTTTCATCTATTAATAAACAACGAGTACGTACCATTCGATACGATCATATTCCTGTGATCACTTATTTCCCGGATGCTGTTACAAAAGTGGTGACTGCTGATGTGAAAATTGTTGGAAAGAAGATCGGTTATATAAATGGGGCAGGTGATTTTCTTCCCTACAGTCTGCAACAGTTAGGTTACACTGTTGAGATGTTGACAGAAGACAAACTTACGTATGCGAACCTGAAACAATACGATGCCGTCGTAACAGGTATTCGTGCTTACAATGTGCATTCGTGGTTAAGCGCTGCATACGATGATCTGATGCGTTATGTAAAAGAAGGTGGTGTGTTGTTGGTGCAATATAACACCAGTAATCAGCTTGGTCAGTTGCGTGCACAAATAGCACCTTATCCATTAACCATTTCACGCAACCGTGTTAGTGAAGAAGATGCAACAGTCAAATTTCTTGTGCCGAATCATGTGGTGATGAATTATCCTAACAAGATCAATGAAGCTGATTTTAATGGATGGGTGCAGGAGCGGAGTGTGTATGAAGCAGATAATATTGATAAGGCCTTTACGGCACTTTTTGAAATGAGTGATGAAGGCGAACCAAAGCATAACGGAAGTTTGCTGGTGGCTGATTATGGCAAAGGACGATTTGTATATTCGGCCCTTGCATTTTTTCGTCAGTTGCCTGCAGGTGTACCGGGAGCTTACCGTTTAATTGCTAACTTGTTGGCGAAACCCGTGGTTCAGAAATGA
- a CDS encoding energy transducer TonB, with protein MNAAEMHAFEQAMMDDPMLADAVDGFQAVVGKRDINADLAELKTKLNPKKENGKVIGGFFRPWMRMAAAVVIIGSTAAALYFLLNQPLPVETIAVVEKQQTDTVRKIEMFVDSTSVAVQKIKPATELPVSIPSTKQKQPLPPKPTEPAALRNDVAMADMEPVKNAEVASAPPPAVIAEEKKQEAIAKGRMETKAKTKAATLNKFTGVVVDENNNPLPFANITEVRSGVGTYADAKGNFILVAEDSVLNIETRSVGYTNTTLEIRNNQLQRIALKDEAVIAGAPTRDQLYLRNKNRESAMKKEITEMESEPADGWNNYSKYVVNNLRLEDINEKRKFGETQMEKEVEVSFDVNPDGSIANIKVERSTCSTCNQEAVRIIKEGPKWKSKTGKKERARFTVQF; from the coding sequence ATGAATGCTGCGGAGATGCATGCCTTTGAACAGGCCATGATGGATGATCCTATGTTGGCTGATGCGGTTGATGGATTCCAAGCTGTTGTTGGTAAGCGGGATATTAACGCCGATCTTGCTGAGTTAAAAACAAAACTCAATCCTAAAAAAGAAAACGGTAAAGTAATAGGTGGTTTCTTCCGTCCGTGGATGCGTATGGCTGCGGCGGTTGTGATCATTGGATCAACAGCGGCGGCACTATACTTTCTCTTAAATCAGCCATTGCCTGTTGAAACTATTGCTGTTGTTGAGAAGCAACAAACTGATACTGTACGAAAAATAGAAATGTTTGTAGATTCAACTTCTGTTGCCGTCCAGAAAATTAAACCCGCAACAGAACTTCCTGTCAGTATTCCATCTACTAAACAAAAACAACCTCTGCCTCCAAAACCAACTGAACCGGCCGCCCTCCGCAATGATGTTGCAATGGCCGACATGGAGCCAGTGAAAAATGCTGAAGTTGCAAGTGCCCCACCTCCTGCTGTGATTGCAGAAGAAAAGAAGCAGGAGGCAATAGCAAAAGGAAGAATGGAAACAAAAGCAAAAACAAAAGCAGCCACACTCAATAAATTTACTGGTGTTGTTGTGGATGAGAACAATAACCCATTACCCTTTGCAAATATTACTGAAGTAAGAAGCGGCGTTGGTACCTATGCAGATGCAAAAGGAAATTTCATATTAGTTGCAGAAGATTCTGTGTTGAATATCGAAACAAGATCAGTTGGATATACAAATACAACATTGGAAATTCGTAACAATCAATTACAACGCATTGCGTTAAAAGATGAGGCGGTGATAGCAGGTGCCCCTACACGTGATCAATTATACCTGCGGAATAAGAACAGGGAAAGCGCCATGAAAAAAGAAATCACGGAAATGGAGAGCGAACCCGCCGACGGATGGAACAACTATTCCAAATACGTAGTAAACAACCTTCGCCTGGAAGACATCAATGAAAAAAGAAAATTTGGCGAAACACAAATGGAAAAAGAGGTGGAAGTTTCTTTTGATGTAAATCCCGATGGCAGTATTGCCAATATAAAAGTAGAACGTTCAACCTGCAGCACCTGCAACCAGGAGGCTGTAAGGATTATTAAAGAAGGTCCAAAATGGAAGTCCAAAACAGGTAAAAAAGAGCGGGCCCGCTTTACCGTCCAATTCTGA
- the ychF gene encoding redox-regulated ATPase YchF: MGLKAGIVGLPNVGKSTLFNAVSNSAKAQASNYRFCTIEPNVGLVDVPDFRIDKLAELVVPDRTVPTQIEIVDIAGLVKGASKGEGLGNKFLANIREVDAIIHVIRCFEDENVLREEGAINPVSDKEIIDTELQLKDLDTVEKKIQRIEKQARVGDAKAKSELEVLVKCKAHLEQGKSIRGLDLSAAELDLIQDSFFLTQKKVLYVANVDEASMHTGNKYSDTLIASVKNEGAEVIVMNNTIEAQISEMEDPDDKQLFMEEYKMTEPALNRLIRTTYHLLNLQTYFTAGVQEVRAWTFHKGWKAPQCAAVIHTDFEKGFIKAEVIGYDDYITYKTEAACREAGKLRIEGKEYLVKDGDVMHFRFNV; this comes from the coding sequence ATGGGTTTAAAAGCAGGTATTGTGGGTTTGCCAAACGTTGGAAAATCAACCTTATTCAACGCCGTAAGTAACAGCGCCAAAGCACAGGCGAGTAATTATCGTTTTTGTACCATTGAACCCAATGTTGGTTTAGTGGATGTGCCGGATTTTCGGATCGATAAACTGGCAGAACTGGTAGTGCCCGATCGTACTGTTCCCACACAAATTGAGATCGTTGATATTGCCGGCTTGGTGAAAGGTGCAAGCAAAGGCGAAGGTTTGGGTAATAAATTTTTGGCAAACATCCGTGAAGTGGATGCCATTATTCACGTGATCCGTTGTTTTGAAGATGAGAATGTGTTGCGTGAAGAAGGTGCTATTAATCCGGTGAGCGATAAAGAAATTATTGATACCGAGTTACAATTGAAAGATCTGGATACAGTAGAAAAGAAAATTCAGCGTATTGAAAAGCAGGCACGTGTAGGCGATGCAAAAGCAAAGTCTGAACTGGAAGTATTGGTAAAATGTAAAGCACATTTGGAACAAGGTAAAAGTATTCGTGGGTTAGATTTGAGTGCCGCTGAATTGGATCTCATACAGGATTCATTCTTCCTTACACAGAAAAAAGTATTGTATGTGGCGAATGTGGATGAAGCCAGCATGCATACAGGTAATAAATATTCTGATACATTGATCGCTTCGGTGAAAAATGAAGGTGCAGAAGTAATTGTAATGAACAATACTATTGAGGCACAGATCAGCGAAATGGAAGATCCGGATGACAAACAATTGTTCATGGAAGAATACAAGATGACTGAACCGGCGCTGAACCGTTTGATCCGCACTACTTATCATTTATTGAACCTGCAAACCTATTTCACGGCTGGTGTACAGGAAGTTCGTGCATGGACTTTCCATAAAGGCTGGAAAGCACCACAGTGTGCTGCGGTGATCCATACCGATTTTGAGAAAGGTTTTATTAAAGCAGAGGTAATTGGTTACGACGACTATATTACTTATAAAACAGAAGCTGCCTGCAGAGAAGCCGGTAAATTACGGATCGAAGGAAAAGAATACTTGGTGAAGGATGGCGATGTGATGCACTTCCGGTTTAACGTGTAA
- a CDS encoding type B 50S ribosomal protein L31, with protein sequence MKKELHPANYRFVVFKDMSNGYSFLTRSTAPSKEVVKWEDGNEYPLIKLEISSMSHPFFTGQNILVDTAGRIDKFKKKYAKKA encoded by the coding sequence ATGAAAAAAGAGCTTCATCCGGCAAATTATCGTTTTGTAGTGTTTAAAGACATGAGTAATGGCTATTCATTCTTAACCCGTTCTACAGCTCCCTCAAAAGAAGTTGTAAAGTGGGAAGATGGTAACGAATACCCTCTCATCAAACTGGAGATTTCCAGTATGAGCCATCCGTTCTTTACCGGTCAGAACATCTTGGTTGATACCGCAGGTCGTATCGACAAATTCAAGAAAAAATACGCTAAGAAAGCATAA
- a CDS encoding sodium:solute symporter — MNFLLTDWIVLIVTLLAVIAYGVYKSRTSKNLEGYFLGNRQMPWWVILLSIMGTQASAVTFLTAPGQAYTDGMRFVQYYFGLPLAMIVVCIAFVPVFHRLKLFTAYEFLEKRFDLKTRTFTSFLFLLSRGLSTGISIFAPSLVLSSMLGWDIYATNLVTGGLLIVYTVTGGAKAVAYTQQLQFVIIYAAMFIAGYYAITSLPEGIGFTDALHIAGKSGKMNVITNGVTENGFDWKDKYNIWSGVIGGFFLALSYFGTDQSQVGRYLTAKDTRESRLGLLMNGLVKVPLQFMILLIGCLLFAYYSFFKAPAFFNKTQETVVLKSAYAEPYNQAAAKYAQLQEDKKQIAIALTAARNQNNDGAVAEGRIKLQEVEQQGKLIREEMKGLIKKADPAADTNDTNYIFLRFVGDVLPTGLVGLIIAIIFLAAWGSIAAALNSLASCTMCDFHQKFSKKPLTEKEEYRWGKIYTLFWGIFCMVIAFFAYNLGNSLIEAVNILGSWFYGTILGIFLVAFWLKRVGGNAVFIAAIISEVIVISVYYMDIISFLWLNVIGAVAVILLSLLIQPFAARKEA; from the coding sequence ATGAATTTTTTACTCACCGATTGGATCGTATTAATTGTAACACTGCTTGCGGTAATTGCATACGGCGTTTACAAAAGCCGTACGTCGAAAAATCTCGAAGGTTATTTTTTAGGTAACCGGCAAATGCCATGGTGGGTGATCCTGTTGAGTATTATGGGCACGCAGGCAAGTGCTGTTACATTTTTAACGGCACCGGGACAAGCTTACACCGACGGGATGCGTTTTGTGCAATACTACTTTGGTTTGCCTCTCGCAATGATTGTGGTGTGTATTGCGTTTGTTCCAGTTTTTCATCGATTAAAATTATTTACCGCATACGAGTTTCTTGAAAAGCGGTTTGATTTAAAAACAAGAACATTTACATCGTTCCTGTTTTTACTATCAAGAGGGTTAAGTACAGGCATCAGTATTTTTGCACCTTCGCTTGTGTTAAGCAGTATGCTGGGCTGGGATATTTATGCAACCAATCTTGTAACGGGTGGCTTGCTGATCGTGTACACGGTAACAGGTGGAGCCAAAGCAGTAGCATACACGCAGCAATTGCAGTTTGTGATTATTTATGCTGCGATGTTTATTGCAGGTTATTATGCTATTACTTCTTTACCGGAAGGAATCGGTTTTACAGATGCACTGCATATCGCCGGCAAAAGCGGCAAGATGAATGTGATCACTAACGGTGTCACAGAAAACGGATTCGATTGGAAAGACAAATACAATATCTGGAGCGGAGTAATTGGTGGTTTCTTTTTGGCGTTGAGTTATTTTGGAACCGATCAAAGTCAGGTGGGCCGTTATCTAACGGCGAAGGATACACGTGAAAGCCGATTGGGATTACTGATGAACGGATTGGTAAAAGTGCCGCTGCAATTCATGATCCTGTTGATCGGGTGTTTACTGTTTGCCTATTATTCATTTTTTAAAGCACCGGCTTTCTTTAATAAAACACAGGAAACTGTTGTGCTGAAAAGTGCATATGCTGAACCATACAATCAAGCCGCAGCCAAATATGCGCAACTGCAGGAAGATAAGAAGCAAATAGCCATAGCATTAACTGCTGCAAGGAATCAGAACAATGATGGGGCTGTTGCAGAAGGCAGAATCAAACTGCAGGAAGTTGAACAGCAAGGAAAACTGATCCGGGAGGAAATGAAAGGATTGATCAAGAAAGCCGATCCTGCTGCTGATACAAACGACACCAATTATATTTTTCTTCGTTTTGTGGGCGATGTGTTACCAACAGGTTTGGTAGGATTAATCATCGCTATTATTTTCCTTGCAGCCTGGGGAAGTATTGCTGCAGCATTGAATTCGCTGGCATCATGCACCATGTGCGACTTTCACCAGAAGTTTTCCAAAAAACCACTGACTGAAAAAGAAGAATACCGCTGGGGTAAGATCTATACGTTGTTCTGGGGTATATTCTGTATGGTGATCGCATTCTTCGCCTACAATCTTGGCAACAGTTTAATTGAAGCCGTTAATATTCTTGGCAGTTGGTTCTACGGTACAATACTTGGTATCTTCCTCGTAGCTTTTTGGTTAAAGCGGGTGGGAGGTAATGCTGTTTTTATTGCAGCCATCATTTCGGAGGTAATTGTAATCTCTGTTTATTACATGGATATCATCTCATTCCTTTGGCTGAATGTGATCGGTGCTGTAGCAGTGATTCTACTTTCATTACTCATTCAACCTTTTGCAGCACGGAAAGAAGCTTGA
- a CDS encoding DUF2911 domain-containing protein translates to MKKLLLAAICMGAIVMTEAQQLRTPQPSTTQTVKQDFGLGGIELSYSRPNMKGRKVFGDLVPFDKVWRTGANSATTLTFSDEVIIGGTKIPAGKYGLLTIPSANEWTIIITKQTDVTSPAAYKQDMDIVRVKAKPMALPWSFETFGMSFENIKDNSLELMIAWDKTLVSLPITTDVDGKVMKQIETIMTKDNRPYFAAAAYYADNGKDLNQAVAWFDKAIEQNPQAFWVYYQKAKALAKLGKKSEAMAVSAKSMELAKAAKNDDYVALNEKLQKDLK, encoded by the coding sequence ATGAAAAAATTACTTCTCGCTGCTATTTGTATGGGCGCAATTGTAATGACAGAAGCACAACAACTCAGAACACCCCAGCCATCTACAACGCAAACTGTAAAACAGGATTTTGGGTTGGGAGGTATTGAACTTTCTTACAGCCGCCCGAACATGAAAGGGCGCAAAGTATTTGGCGACTTGGTTCCTTTCGATAAAGTATGGCGTACCGGTGCAAACAGTGCTACTACGTTAACATTTTCTGATGAAGTGATCATTGGCGGCACAAAAATCCCTGCCGGAAAGTATGGTTTATTAACCATCCCATCTGCAAACGAATGGACCATCATCATCACTAAACAAACTGATGTTACATCACCTGCTGCTTACAAACAGGATATGGATATAGTGCGTGTAAAGGCGAAACCAATGGCGCTTCCTTGGAGTTTTGAAACCTTTGGCATGTCGTTCGAAAATATCAAAGACAACAGTTTGGAATTGATGATCGCCTGGGATAAAACGCTTGTTTCTTTACCGATCACTACAGATGTTGATGGAAAAGTAATGAAGCAAATTGAAACCATCATGACAAAGGACAACCGTCCTTATTTTGCTGCAGCAGCTTACTATGCTGACAATGGGAAAGATCTTAACCAGGCAGTTGCTTGGTTTGACAAAGCAATTGAGCAAAATCCACAGGCGTTCTGGGTGTATTACCAAAAAGCAAAAGCACTCGCTAAGCTGGGTAAAAAATCGGAAGCAATGGCAGTATCAGCAAAGTCAATGGAATTAGCAAAAGCTGCAAAGAATGATGACTATGTTGCGTTGAATGAAAAATTACAGAAAGATCTGAAATAA
- a CDS encoding nucleoside recognition domain-containing protein: MALSRIWTAFILLALLAASAKFLFEPGQEQIFSSLVTGKNTDTIAARTVDAALVPVSIKEQLKQQKMAVWGKEKVVVTADSSSYRAFKMQAANGVFDTTKDAVNLCIGLIGIMALFMGFMSIAEKAGGIRFLSRIIGPFFSRIFPEVPKNHPSMGHMVMNFSANLLGLDNAATPFGIKAMESLQELNLDKEKASNSQLMFLCLHASGLTLVPTVIIADRVALKSAHPTDIFIPCMIATFMATIAALAIVAWKQKIRIFQSVILLWVLGISTVIAALILYIKTLDVQGVQFFSTNLSNGIILLIFLLILLGAIYKKIAIFDAFVDGAKGGFETAIRIIPYLVGLLVAISLLRNSGVFEFVMDGIKQLFIWAGGDTRIVDALPTAILKPLSGSGARAMMIDTLNAHGPDSFAGNLASVFRGSADTTFYIIAVYFGAVGIKNTRYAVGTMLLADLVGIITSILLAYLFFGAAV; this comes from the coding sequence ATGGCCCTAAGCAGAATCTGGACCGCCTTTATTTTACTTGCATTGCTGGCTGCATCGGCAAAATTTTTATTCGAGCCGGGGCAGGAGCAGATTTTCAGTTCATTGGTAACAGGAAAAAATACCGATACAATTGCAGCTCGTACCGTTGATGCAGCTTTGGTTCCCGTTTCCATAAAGGAGCAGTTAAAGCAACAAAAGATGGCTGTATGGGGGAAAGAAAAAGTGGTTGTCACAGCCGATAGTTCATCGTACCGTGCATTCAAAATGCAGGCAGCGAACGGGGTGTTTGATACCACAAAGGATGCAGTGAATCTTTGTATTGGACTCATCGGAATCATGGCACTTTTCATGGGCTTTATGAGCATTGCTGAAAAAGCTGGTGGCATTCGTTTTCTGTCACGCATCATCGGGCCTTTTTTCTCACGCATTTTTCCGGAAGTTCCCAAAAACCATCCTTCCATGGGGCACATGGTGATGAATTTTTCAGCGAATCTGTTAGGACTTGATAATGCAGCTACACCATTTGGTATCAAAGCCATGGAGAGTTTGCAGGAATTGAATCTTGATAAAGAAAAAGCTTCTAATTCGCAGTTGATGTTTCTTTGTTTGCATGCATCGGGGTTAACCTTAGTACCCACTGTTATTATTGCAGACAGAGTTGCGTTGAAATCAGCACATCCAACTGATATTTTTATTCCCTGCATGATCGCAACGTTTATGGCTACCATTGCTGCACTGGCTATTGTTGCATGGAAACAAAAGATCCGCATTTTTCAATCGGTTATTTTGTTGTGGGTGTTAGGCATTTCTACTGTTATTGCAGCATTGATTCTCTATATAAAAACACTGGATGTACAAGGAGTTCAATTTTTTTCAACGAACCTCAGCAATGGAATTATTCTATTGATCTTTCTGTTGATATTGCTGGGAGCGATCTATAAAAAGATTGCGATTTTTGATGCATTCGTTGATGGTGCCAAAGGTGGATTTGAAACTGCTATCCGCATCATTCCCTATCTCGTTGGATTGTTGGTTGCTATCAGTTTGCTGCGAAACAGTGGTGTATTTGAATTTGTAATGGATGGCATCAAGCAATTGTTTATCTGGGCGGGTGGCGATACACGCATTGTGGATGCATTACCTACTGCAATCTTAAAACCATTGAGCGGAAGTGGTGCAAGAGCCATGATGATCGATACACTCAATGCACATGGTCCTGATTCATTTGCTGGCAACCTTGCATCGGTGTTCAGAGGTTCGGCTGATACAACATTTTATATTATCGCCGTTTACTTTGGAGCAGTAGGCATCAAAAACACTCGCTATGCAGTTGGAACCATGTTGCTGGCCGATCTGGTAGGCATCATCACTTCTATCTTGCTGGCATATTTGTTTTTTGGCGCAGCGGTATAA